The Strigops habroptila isolate Jane chromosome 13, bStrHab1.2.pri, whole genome shotgun sequence genome contains a region encoding:
- the LOC115615232 gene encoding BPI fold-containing family B member 4-like isoform X2, with translation MTMLKLFGTIFFCGLLSPSQEVLSGLSCAVSPGAMQKVLSDAVLQNGLLQQHLQGLVLPNIMGEGGLLNSPTSITGLHLVQVRLPKLSVVLLPGIGVQLSIAAKLELSGNCLVGLLSELIDILVDVNITANIKCTNFESGTVQVVIEDCLCILGAIKIKLLSGLLSLSVNEIVLKQLTATLPGLLCPVVDIVVNLVNIQLLGTLNAVIPVGTAGTIHYQLASLPFTSGSFLGLDLDGAVKQVGGSIIPHDSSPSALPPLLDKLLVLGLRQSFLNAVLSLLVQIPPQTFTCTPEVFSSAGNLQKAITTLLPTGCSACRGTSPLSVRLTLSGRPLILLEDNKATVELSVLIQVFVKRSDGPILNVLLLKADLSLNVHVSIAGGRLVLGLSLGSTSLSLESSDVGISNISNLKPHCSSLLAETLVPLINGALGIGIPLPNVLGIPLIKVDIRILAGLLVILV, from the exons ATGACAATGCTGAAGCTTTTTGGAACCATCTTTTTCTGTGGCCTCCTCTCACCCTCTCAGGAAGTCTTGTCTGGTCTGTCCTGTGCTGTCAGCCCAGGGGCAATGCAGAAAG TTCTCTCGGATGCCGTACTGCAGAAtgggctcctccagcagcacctgcagGGCCTCGTGCTCCCAAACATCATGGGTGAAGGGGGTCTGCTGAACTCTCCCACCAGCATCACGGG CCTGCACCTCGTCCAGGTCCGGCTGCCCAAGCTGtcagtggtgctgctgccaggaatCGGGGTCCAGCTCAGCATCGCTGCAAAGCTGGAGCTCAGCGGCAACTG CTTGGTTGGCCTCCTTTCAGAACTAATTGATATCTTGGTGGATGTGAACATTACTGCAAACATTAAATGCACGAATTTTGAATCGGGCACAGTGCAGGTCGTCATTGAAGACTGCCTCTGCATCCTCGGTGCCATAAAGATCAAGCTTCTCTCTGG cttaCTCTCCCTATCAGTGAATGAGATAGTGCTCAAACAGCTGACAGCCACTCTGCCCGGTTTG CTGTGTCCAGTAGTTGATATCGTGGTGAACCTGGTGAACATCCAGCTCCTGGGCACTCTCAATG CGGTGATCCCAGTCGGCACGGCAGGAACCATTCACTACCAGCTGGCCAGCCTCCCCTTCACCTCCGGCTCGTTTCTCGGCCTGGACTTAGAC GGTGCGGTGAAGCAGGTGGGAGGCAGCATCATCCCCCATGACTCGTCCCCCTCTGCTTTGCCTCCGCTGCTGGACAAGCTTCTGGTGCTGGGACTGCGCCAGAGCTTCCTCAATGCGGTCCTGTCCCTCCTGGTCCAGATACCGCCGCAGACCTTCACCTGCACCCCTGAAGTG TTCTCCAGTGCTGGCAACCTACAGAAAGCCATCACGACCCTGCTTCCCACTGGG TGCTCCGCCTGCCGTGGGACCAGCCCTCTGAGCGTTAGGCTAACGCTGTCTGGGAGACCGCTCATCCTCTTGGAAGATAACAAAGCCACCGTCGAGCTTTCAGTGCTGATTCAGGTGTTTGTTAAGCGTTCAGATGGACCCATCCTCAACGTCCTGCTGCTGAAGGCT GACCTCAGTCTAAATGTCCATGTGTCGATTGCTGGTGGCcggctggtgctggggctgtcccTGGGCAG CACTTCCCTCTCCTTGGAGTCGTCTGATGTTGGCATCAGTAAC ATCTCGAACCTGaagccccactgcagcagcctgctggCAGAGACGTTAGTGCCCCTCATTAATG GTGCTCTCGGCATCGGGATCCCTCTGCCAAACGTGCTGGGCATTCCCCTAATAAAGGTGGATATCCGGATCTTAGCG GGCCTGCTGGTGATCCTCGTGtga
- the LOC115615232 gene encoding BPI fold-containing family B member 4-like isoform X1, which produces MTMLKLFGTIFFCGLLSPSQEVLSGLSCAVSPGAMQKVLSDAVLQNGLLQQHLQGLVLPNIMGEGGLLNSPTSITGLHLVQVRLPKLSVVLLPGIGVQLSIAAKLELSGNCLVGLLSELIDILVDVNITANIKCTNFESGTVQVVIEDCLCILGAIKIKLLSGLLSLSVNEIVLKQLTATLPGLLCPVVDIVVNLVNIQLLGTLNAVIPVGTAGTIHYQLASLPFTSGSFLGLDLDGAVKQVGGSIIPHDSSPSALPPLLDKLLVLGLRQSFLNAVLSLLVQIPPQTFTCTPEVFSSAGNLQKAITTLLPTGCSACRGTSPLSVRLTLSGRPLILLEDNKATVELSVLIQVFVKRSDGPILNVLLLKADLSLNVHVSIAGGRLVLGLSLGSTSLSLESSDVGISNISNLKPHCSSLLAETLVPLINGPAGDPRVSWGEKDTKRSFWAEEEERPAQMEHQDQHYLLFFSKLHSRFLITFKTL; this is translated from the exons ATGACAATGCTGAAGCTTTTTGGAACCATCTTTTTCTGTGGCCTCCTCTCACCCTCTCAGGAAGTCTTGTCTGGTCTGTCCTGTGCTGTCAGCCCAGGGGCAATGCAGAAAG TTCTCTCGGATGCCGTACTGCAGAAtgggctcctccagcagcacctgcagGGCCTCGTGCTCCCAAACATCATGGGTGAAGGGGGTCTGCTGAACTCTCCCACCAGCATCACGGG CCTGCACCTCGTCCAGGTCCGGCTGCCCAAGCTGtcagtggtgctgctgccaggaatCGGGGTCCAGCTCAGCATCGCTGCAAAGCTGGAGCTCAGCGGCAACTG CTTGGTTGGCCTCCTTTCAGAACTAATTGATATCTTGGTGGATGTGAACATTACTGCAAACATTAAATGCACGAATTTTGAATCGGGCACAGTGCAGGTCGTCATTGAAGACTGCCTCTGCATCCTCGGTGCCATAAAGATCAAGCTTCTCTCTGG cttaCTCTCCCTATCAGTGAATGAGATAGTGCTCAAACAGCTGACAGCCACTCTGCCCGGTTTG CTGTGTCCAGTAGTTGATATCGTGGTGAACCTGGTGAACATCCAGCTCCTGGGCACTCTCAATG CGGTGATCCCAGTCGGCACGGCAGGAACCATTCACTACCAGCTGGCCAGCCTCCCCTTCACCTCCGGCTCGTTTCTCGGCCTGGACTTAGAC GGTGCGGTGAAGCAGGTGGGAGGCAGCATCATCCCCCATGACTCGTCCCCCTCTGCTTTGCCTCCGCTGCTGGACAAGCTTCTGGTGCTGGGACTGCGCCAGAGCTTCCTCAATGCGGTCCTGTCCCTCCTGGTCCAGATACCGCCGCAGACCTTCACCTGCACCCCTGAAGTG TTCTCCAGTGCTGGCAACCTACAGAAAGCCATCACGACCCTGCTTCCCACTGGG TGCTCCGCCTGCCGTGGGACCAGCCCTCTGAGCGTTAGGCTAACGCTGTCTGGGAGACCGCTCATCCTCTTGGAAGATAACAAAGCCACCGTCGAGCTTTCAGTGCTGATTCAGGTGTTTGTTAAGCGTTCAGATGGACCCATCCTCAACGTCCTGCTGCTGAAGGCT GACCTCAGTCTAAATGTCCATGTGTCGATTGCTGGTGGCcggctggtgctggggctgtcccTGGGCAG CACTTCCCTCTCCTTGGAGTCGTCTGATGTTGGCATCAGTAAC ATCTCGAACCTGaagccccactgcagcagcctgctggCAGAGACGTTAGTGCCCCTCATTAATG GGCCTGCTGGTGATCCTCGTGtgagctggggagaaaaagacaCTAAGCGGTCTTTCtgggcagaggaagaagaaagaccAGCGCAGATGGAACACCAAGACCAGCattatctgctttttttctctaaacTTCATTCAAGATTCTTGATAACATTTAAGACACTTTAA
- the BPIFB2 gene encoding BPI fold-containing family B member 2 yields the protein MGRLSRKGTSMVKLCTLSILLSFLVPAHSTRSPDCGGILTPLGLSYFAEVSKPHAETVLRQDLMAPTVPEPLVGSTKPSRTQINSVKVTELSLSLVPDSGLRLSVDVDLGITPAPSTTKVMRLSIRADLHVEMNPEGNLELVTSACKPTVEEVQSTEEVESKSSSSELDKEINVDKVCLEVSKLLLSPNEELISLTAQFPVTPSCQLQYLPLAAPMFSEQGITISLQTTFQVAGMAIPLPVSPMPFNMPELVSSSAAHLTLAFSEHFYTSLFFALEMAGAFNMTILSPLTTATVAPKISQMGSLFPEDLPVVLQAVFRSSPRVVLEEGKAALKLFLTVHVGAGSPALQSFLSANVDMSAGLLLSIANTRMMMSAPVIEDVELSLAASDVGPVPAALLEDLFLPTIRAEVPAQINVVLSEGVILPHISSFTYTDVSVMIHKDYVLVPCNLQLQARTGAQTTAG from the exons ATGGGAAGACTGTCCAGGAAAG GCACCAGCATGGTGAAGCTCTGCaccctgagcatcctcctgAGCTTCCTGGTCCCTGCTCACAGCACCCGGTCACCTGACTGCGGGGGCATCCTCACCCCATTAGGACTCAGCTACT TTGCTGAAGTTTCAAAGCCACACGCGGAGACAGTCCTCAGGCAGGACCTAATGGCTCCGACAGTTCCCGAGCCGCTTGTCGGCTCCACGAAGCCCAGCAG gacCCAAATCAACTCTGTCAAAGTCACTGAGCTCTCTCTGTCGCTTGTCCCCGACTCCGGGCTGCGGCTGAGCGTTGATGTGGACCTCGGCATCACACCCGCACC ctcgACCACCAAGGTGATGAGACTGTCCATCCGGGCAGACCTCCACGTGGAAATGAACCCCGAAGGGAACCTGGAGCTGGTGACCTCTGCCTGCAAACCCACCGTGGAGGAGGTGCAGAGCACCGAGGAGGTGGAGAG CAAGTCCTCTAGTTCAGAGCTGGACAAGGAGATTAACGTCGATAAG GTTTGCCTGGAAGTctccaaactgctgctttcaccAAATGAAGAGTTGATCTCTCTGACAG CACAGTTCCCCGTCACACCAAGCTGCCAGCTCCAGTATCTGCCCCTGGCTGCACCCATGTTCTCCGAGCAGGGAATCACCATATCCTTGCAG ACAACTTTCCAGGTGGCGGGAATGGCGATCCCACTGCCAGTCAGTCCCATGCCATTCAACATGCCTGAGCTGGTGAGCTCCAGCGCTGCCCACCTCACCCTGGCTTTCTCTGAGCACTTCTACACCAGCCTCTTCTTTGCCCTGGAGATGGCTGGAGCCTTCAACATGACCATCCTG AGCCCGCTGACCACCGCCACCGTGGCACCCAAGATCTCCCAG ATGGGCTCCCTGTTCCCGGAGGACCTGCCGGTGGTGCTGCAAGCCGTGTTCCGGAGCTCGCCGCgggtggtgctggaggagggCAAGGCAGCCCTGAAGCTCTTCCTCACCGTCCACGTTGGGGCGGGATCGCCGGCACTCCAGAGCTTCCTGAGCGCGAACGTG GATATGTCTGCAGGACTCCTCCTCAGCATCGCCAACACGAGGATGATGATGTCTGCACCAGTGATAGA GGACGTTGAGCTCAGCCTGGCTGCCTCTGACGTGGGTCCCGTGCCG GCTGCCTTACTGGAGGACCTCTTTTTGCCCACAATCCGTGCAGAGGTACCAGCTCAGATCAATG TGGTCCTGAGTGAAGGCGTGATCCTGCCCCACATCTCCAGCTTCACCTACACCGATGTCAGCGTCATGATTCACAAG GACTATGTCTTGGTGCCCTGCaacctgcagctccaggcaAGGACAGGAGCACAGACCACCGCGGGCTGA